From one Cytophagales bacterium genomic stretch:
- a CDS encoding isoprenyl transferase translates to MDIKEEIDKDNLPRHIAVIMDGNGRWAKKKGATRIFGHKSAVKSVMETVEGAAELGIKYLTLYAFSTENWFRPSNEINALMELLVSTINKEIKKLTENKIRLLTIGDINSLPSNCKKKLQEATDITRNCDRMTLIVAVSYSGRWEIVEAVKKIVNQAKKGLIDTKDLNESLFASYLNTKDIPDPELLIRTSGELRISNFLLWQIAYAELYFTELLWPDFTKEELYKAIISYQKRERRFGKISEQLNS, encoded by the coding sequence ATGGATATAAAAGAAGAAATAGATAAAGACAATCTTCCCCGGCATATAGCCGTTATCATGGACGGAAACGGACGCTGGGCAAAAAAAAAGGGAGCAACGCGCATTTTTGGTCATAAAAGTGCGGTAAAATCTGTAATGGAAACAGTTGAAGGAGCTGCTGAACTGGGTATAAAATATTTAACGCTATATGCTTTTTCTACTGAAAACTGGTTCAGGCCAAGCAATGAAATCAATGCCTTAATGGAATTGCTTGTTTCCACTATTAATAAAGAAATAAAGAAGCTGACAGAAAATAAGATCAGGCTTTTGACGATAGGAGATATCAATAGTTTGCCTTCAAATTGTAAGAAGAAGCTTCAGGAAGCGACTGATATAACCAGGAATTGTGATAGGATGACCCTGATCGTAGCAGTGAGCTATAGTGGCAGGTGGGAAATTGTAGAGGCTGTAAAGAAGATAGTAAACCAGGCAAAGAAGGGACTAATTGATACAAAAGACCTGAATGAATCCTTATTTGCCTCCTATCTGAATACCAAAGACATCCCTGATCCGGAACTTCTCATAAGAACAAGCGGAGAACTCAGGATCAGCAATTTCCTTTTGTGGCAAATTGCTTATGCTGAACTGTATTTTACAGAGCTGCTATGGCCCGATTTTACAAAAGAGGAACTTTATAAAGCAATTATTTCTTATCAGAAAAGGGAAAGACGGTTTGGAAAAATAAGTGAGCAATTAAATAGTTAA